The proteins below come from a single Roseiflexus sp. RS-1 genomic window:
- a CDS encoding cryptochrome/photolyase family protein produces MLWIHWFRRDLRLRDNPALSGAAARSGGRVIPLFILDDAILHAPRTGMARVAFMIAALRDLDASLRARGSRLVVRRGRPSDVLRDLVGATGAVGVSWNRDYTPFARQRDQHIEAMLRDLNVATFIAADAVIMEPDDVRTDDGRPYTVYTPYRRRWRALVEQRRDDVLRAYEPPVLQPVPDGVADLPIPDNPDLDVSVIQRIPAGGETTGAARLAAFLDPRATHGIAGYADGRNLLAEPATSRLSPYLRFGCVAPRAALRAALNLLDRAGEEQDAECAATLTRSIETWIGELAWRDFYYQILWHHPHVLRSAFKPQYDALEWENDPALFDAWKEGRTGYPVVDAAMRQLNREAWMHNRARMIVASFLTKDLLIDWRWGERYFMQQLVDGDHAANNGGWQWSAGTGTDAQPYFRIFNPVSQGQTFDPKGAYVRRYLPELEAVPDRYIHAPWTMPYAEQQRCGVIIGRDYPAPVVDHAERRARALALYRAVSSR; encoded by the coding sequence ATGCTGTGGATTCACTGGTTTCGCCGCGATCTGCGCCTGCGCGACAATCCGGCGCTCTCCGGCGCGGCTGCCCGCAGCGGCGGGCGGGTCATTCCGTTGTTCATTCTCGATGACGCCATCCTGCATGCGCCACGCACCGGCATGGCGCGGGTAGCGTTCATGATCGCGGCGCTGCGCGACCTCGACGCCAGCCTGCGCGCGCGGGGCAGTCGCCTGGTGGTGCGACGTGGACGACCATCCGACGTGCTGCGCGATCTGGTGGGTGCGACCGGCGCCGTCGGCGTCTCGTGGAACCGCGATTATACCCCGTTTGCGCGCCAGCGCGATCAGCATATCGAAGCAATGCTGCGCGATCTGAACGTCGCAACGTTCATTGCTGCCGACGCCGTCATTATGGAACCCGACGACGTGCGCACCGATGACGGACGACCATACACGGTCTACACGCCGTACCGGCGGCGCTGGCGCGCGCTGGTGGAACAGCGCCGCGACGATGTGTTGCGCGCATACGAGCCGCCGGTGTTGCAACCGGTTCCTGATGGCGTGGCGGATCTTCCCATCCCTGATAATCCTGATCTCGACGTGTCAGTCATACAGCGGATCCCCGCTGGCGGTGAAACGACTGGAGCTGCGCGCCTGGCGGCGTTCCTCGATCCGCGCGCCACCCATGGAATTGCGGGGTACGCCGATGGACGCAACCTGCTGGCTGAACCGGCGACCTCGCGCTTATCCCCCTATCTGCGATTTGGGTGCGTCGCGCCGCGCGCTGCCCTGCGCGCCGCGCTGAACCTCCTCGACCGGGCGGGTGAAGAACAGGACGCCGAATGCGCCGCGACGCTCACCAGGTCAATCGAAACCTGGATCGGCGAGCTTGCCTGGCGCGACTTCTACTACCAGATTCTCTGGCATCATCCCCATGTGCTGCGCAGCGCGTTCAAACCGCAGTACGACGCGCTCGAATGGGAAAACGATCCCGCGCTGTTCGATGCCTGGAAAGAAGGACGCACCGGCTACCCGGTTGTCGATGCTGCGATGCGTCAGTTGAACCGGGAAGCCTGGATGCACAACCGGGCGCGTATGATTGTCGCTTCCTTTCTGACGAAAGACCTGCTGATCGACTGGCGCTGGGGCGAACGCTATTTCATGCAACAACTGGTCGATGGCGATCACGCGGCCAACAACGGCGGGTGGCAGTGGAGCGCGGGAACCGGCACCGATGCGCAACCCTACTTCCGCATCTTCAACCCTGTCAGTCAGGGGCAAACGTTCGATCCAAAGGGTGCGTATGTGCGGCGTTATCTACCAGAACTGGAAGCGGTTCCAGACCGCTACATTCATGCGCCCTGGACGATGCCGTATGCTGAACAGCAGCGTTGCGGCGTTATCATCGGGCGGGACTATCCGGCGCCGGTTGTGGACCATGCCGAACGGCGGGCGCGCGCGCTTGCGCTCTATCGCGCCGTCTCTTCGCGTTGA
- a CDS encoding tetratricopeptide repeat protein: protein MTAPLDPNIPPPPQTGRTLTERIREEPIGLWAQLLTAFRDLSGTFDAFANDANPEVRALGRAARSRRPPQANDYFAIGDLCARLVVQGNTLSQTYAAKTVAAYARAGELASRERSVAYRAIVSFAFWLADVARMLGNYESLETAVLICEQARRLIADAGWVDDERRLQMTEDRLRDQVTHMLEGGHAAVDKRASVEQESRMLCDQGQILLRQGRPQEALERFEAAIAAWDANQSAWLWRAMALTDLGRFDEALASYDRALALEPESAGMWNNKGSLLMELGRLEAALQCFERAIDLAAPVSTVKAVYWLNRGKALYMLGRYAEARDALMHSHDLDPSPESAAGIAACRERLEGSSEA from the coding sequence ATGACTGCACCTCTTGATCCCAACATTCCACCCCCGCCTCAGACCGGTCGCACACTGACAGAGCGCATTCGTGAAGAGCCGATTGGTCTGTGGGCGCAACTGCTGACCGCGTTCCGCGACCTGAGCGGCACATTCGATGCGTTCGCCAATGACGCGAACCCGGAGGTGCGCGCTCTGGGGCGCGCTGCGCGCTCGCGTCGCCCGCCGCAGGCGAATGATTACTTTGCGATCGGTGATCTGTGTGCGCGCCTGGTTGTTCAGGGCAATACGCTCAGTCAGACCTATGCCGCCAAAACGGTTGCCGCCTATGCCCGCGCCGGCGAGCTGGCGAGTCGCGAACGTTCCGTCGCTTATCGCGCTATCGTCTCATTTGCCTTCTGGCTTGCCGATGTTGCGCGCATGCTGGGCAACTACGAGTCGCTCGAAACCGCCGTGTTGATCTGCGAACAGGCGCGGCGCCTGATCGCTGACGCCGGATGGGTTGATGACGAGCGGCGGCTGCAGATGACCGAGGATCGTCTGCGCGATCAGGTGACGCACATGCTCGAAGGCGGGCATGCTGCCGTGGATAAGCGCGCAAGCGTTGAGCAGGAAAGCCGCATGCTCTGCGATCAGGGGCAGATCCTGCTGCGTCAGGGGCGTCCCCAGGAGGCTCTGGAGCGTTTCGAGGCGGCGATTGCCGCGTGGGACGCCAACCAGAGCGCCTGGCTCTGGCGCGCCATGGCGCTGACCGATCTCGGTCGTTTCGATGAGGCGCTCGCCAGTTACGACCGGGCGCTGGCGCTCGAACCGGAGAGCGCCGGTATGTGGAACAACAAGGGTTCGCTGCTGATGGAGTTGGGGCGTCTGGAAGCAGCGCTCCAGTGTTTCGAGCGCGCCATCGATCTGGCGGCGCCGGTTTCGACGGTGAAAGCGGTCTACTGGCTCAACCGCGGCAAGGCGCTCTACATGCTGGGGCGCTACGCCGAAGCGCGCGATGCGCTGATGCATTCACACGACCTCGATCCTTCCCCCGAAAGCGCAGCCGGGATCGCCGCCTGCCGTGAACGGCTCGAAGGTTCGTCTGAAGCATAA
- a CDS encoding phosphoribosylanthranilate isomerase, whose translation MINVKICGVRTRDHALTAVDAGADMIGLVFAPSRRRINPDDAAVIAAAVRTAADDRRRQVSLIGVFVNDDVTRIRKIATLCGLDGIQLSGDEPVAYAADLAPFLVIKAIRFDNSAHERDWLSEDQAHVRLLVDAHVPGSYGGAGVVADWDRAADLARRRPLLLAGGLTPANVAEAIRYVRPWGVDVSSGVESNGVKDHQKIRAFVAAARAAAQ comes from the coding sequence ATGATCAACGTCAAAATTTGCGGTGTGCGCACACGCGACCATGCACTGACGGCAGTCGATGCTGGCGCTGATATGATCGGACTGGTCTTCGCGCCGTCGCGTCGTCGGATCAACCCTGATGACGCTGCCGTGATTGCAGCAGCGGTGCGCACTGCCGCTGATGATCGTCGCCGTCAGGTTTCCCTGATCGGTGTGTTCGTCAACGACGATGTGACGCGCATTCGTAAGATCGCAACGTTGTGTGGTCTTGATGGCATTCAACTGAGCGGTGATGAGCCGGTTGCATACGCCGCAGATCTCGCGCCATTTCTGGTTATTAAAGCAATTCGCTTCGACAACTCCGCGCACGAGCGCGACTGGTTGAGTGAAGACCAGGCGCATGTGCGCTTGCTGGTCGATGCGCATGTGCCTGGCAGTTACGGCGGCGCTGGCGTGGTTGCCGATTGGGATCGCGCCGCAGACCTGGCGCGGCGGCGACCGCTGTTACTGGCTGGTGGTCTGACGCCTGCGAATGTTGCCGAAGCTATCCGGTACGTTCGTCCGTGGGGAGTCGATGTCAGCAGTGGTGTCGAGAGCAATGGCGTGAAAGACCATCAGAAGATACGTGCATTCGTCGCAGCCGCGCGCGCCGCTGCCCAATAA
- a CDS encoding TAXI family TRAP transporter solute-binding subunit: MLKRTLVILWSIMALALAACGQTTPAAPTAAPGAPTAAPAPTPAPTGEKLRLIIGTGGTGGVFFPYGGGLARILTEKMPNTEATAQETGGSVDNMKLLQSNEAQIGFTTADSAYDGINGLAAYQATGPVPAATIAVLYQSFIHVVARADSGITSIADMKGRPVSIGSAGSSTETAAIRLLEAAGLKPEDVIRENLGVADSVAAMKDKKIDAFFWIGGLPTAAVTDLVTTESVVFIDTSALLKPMVDKYGPIYSATVLPGGTYKGTDQDVPGIGVANLLVVREDMPADQVKGILTTIFDNLEEVHQIHPAARTLSLESAVEGSSIPFHSAAIEFYKERGVWKE, translated from the coding sequence ATGCTCAAACGAACGCTGGTCATCCTCTGGTCGATCATGGCACTGGCGCTGGCGGCATGTGGACAGACGACGCCCGCAGCGCCCACAGCAGCGCCAGGTGCACCTACAGCAGCGCCTGCGCCCACGCCCGCACCAACTGGCGAGAAACTTCGACTGATTATTGGCACCGGCGGTACTGGCGGTGTGTTCTTCCCCTACGGCGGCGGTCTGGCGCGGATTCTTACCGAAAAGATGCCCAATACTGAAGCAACGGCTCAGGAAACCGGCGGCTCAGTCGATAACATGAAACTGCTTCAGAGCAATGAAGCACAGATCGGCTTTACCACCGCCGACTCAGCGTATGACGGGATCAACGGACTGGCGGCATACCAGGCGACAGGTCCGGTTCCAGCAGCGACGATTGCCGTCCTCTACCAGAGTTTCATTCACGTGGTCGCGCGCGCCGACTCGGGCATTACCAGCATTGCCGATATGAAGGGGCGCCCCGTATCGATCGGTTCAGCCGGTAGCAGCACCGAGACAGCCGCCATTCGTCTACTGGAGGCAGCCGGTCTCAAGCCCGAAGATGTCATCCGCGAGAACCTCGGCGTCGCCGACTCGGTGGCAGCCATGAAGGATAAGAAGATCGACGCCTTCTTCTGGATTGGCGGTCTGCCAACCGCAGCAGTCACCGATCTGGTAACGACCGAGTCCGTCGTGTTTATTGATACAAGCGCTCTATTGAAACCGATGGTCGATAAGTATGGTCCCATCTATTCGGCAACTGTGCTGCCGGGCGGGACGTACAAAGGAACCGATCAGGATGTGCCCGGTATTGGCGTGGCAAACCTGCTCGTTGTACGCGAGGATATGCCCGCCGATCAGGTGAAGGGCATCCTGACGACCATCTTCGACAACCTGGAGGAAGTGCATCAGATCCATCCGGCAGCGCGCACGCTGTCGCTGGAGTCGGCGGTTGAGGGCTCGTCGATCCCGTTCCATTCGGCAGCAATCGAGTTCTACAAAGAGCGCGGCGTCTGGAAAGAGTGA
- a CDS encoding Trm112 family protein — protein MKLVLRLLGVAALIALGVIIYRAVRQYREDSVFDLGSSPQSQPSSSSSSEPRSISPELLAILADPGDKGPVELMKDSEGKEWLVNRRNGYRYPIEDGIPIMLLEEGEKNRDESLIIRQE, from the coding sequence ATGAAACTTGTCCTTCGTCTCCTTGGCGTAGCGGCACTGATCGCGTTGGGAGTGATTATCTACCGCGCCGTTCGCCAGTATCGTGAAGACAGCGTGTTCGATCTGGGATCCAGTCCGCAATCACAGCCATCGTCATCATCAAGCAGCGAGCCGCGCAGCATCAGCCCGGAATTGCTGGCGATTCTCGCCGATCCGGGCGATAAGGGACCGGTCGAGTTGATGAAAGACAGTGAAGGAAAGGAGTGGCTGGTCAATCGTCGCAACGGGTATCGCTACCCGATCGAGGATGGCATTCCGATCATGCTGCTCGAAGAGGGAGAAAAGAACCGCGACGAAAGCCTGATTATCAGGCAAGAGTAA
- a CDS encoding NYN domain-containing protein — protein sequence MATDNPRLDVAVFIDFENVYVSVRDKLDVNPNFEIIMDRVADLGRVVIARAYADWYRYPRVTSALYANGIEPMYVPTYYYDRDLGRTGRAIKNSVDMNLCIDAMKTLYTNPNIAKFVLATGDRDFIPLVNAIRQHGKEVIIIGVGGAASGHLAQSADEFIFYEQLLGKKPQPLQADVPRIRTVERGRDMFEVEEPAPAPRQRAEPQPAERAQSPAQPPAPEPAREEPDIYDMLVQAVHLARERGYVCSFGSLKLVMKELMGGEFKESKYRDSNGKPFAKFKDFALEAERRGKVQVFTSGAIVEVFLPGEDPYKLSQFAQDLKEEPPVSTPETPINVDAHIDGRPVSTSRRRRRRRGSATRPSAAETSAVLSQSVELTGDVEDELITEALHEAANGQNASSDEVFEELLDRLEAERERQEALASFDMLAPDTSPTFDELPDLEEEPERDLRLEAPDLADQMIIVDTPVEPPEPFESVEPPVGDTVARSAEVRPFTEAEWQMLRSVVAAAGRPLTFAQIHDLLREARNNAGIFRTNEELRSLIKQAINSGMLRRSGKGARIVYHLAPQEPPEHTEQPSDAAAATDPLSEVSVVAYAVETGFVFVPEGEASGFAAAPAEAMAATGAEEERASTSEGVPGEAMVDASGFAAAPAEAMAATGAEEEHASTSEGVPGEAMVDASGFAAAPAEAMAATGAEEEAHATGSAEAPVTTIAESAVTAQETETGESAPIVATVEEQPKPRRRRAPRVKAETDEVSANVQTDVSAADVATESSPRRSRRKTATEAADATPRAPRRRKAVEKQDREVTEDTSVT from the coding sequence ATGGCTACCGACAATCCGCGTCTCGATGTCGCTGTGTTTATCGACTTCGAGAATGTCTACGTCAGCGTTCGCGACAAGCTCGACGTTAATCCGAACTTTGAAATTATCATGGATCGCGTCGCGGACCTGGGCCGGGTGGTGATCGCGCGCGCCTATGCCGACTGGTACCGGTATCCGCGTGTCACCAGCGCGTTGTACGCCAACGGCATCGAGCCGATGTATGTGCCGACGTACTACTACGATCGCGACCTGGGCCGCACGGGACGCGCCATTAAGAACAGCGTCGATATGAACCTCTGTATCGACGCGATGAAGACACTGTATACCAATCCGAATATCGCCAAATTCGTGCTCGCCACTGGTGATCGCGACTTCATTCCGCTGGTGAATGCGATCCGCCAGCACGGGAAGGAAGTCATCATCATCGGCGTAGGCGGCGCCGCTTCCGGGCATCTGGCGCAGAGTGCCGATGAGTTCATCTTCTACGAGCAGTTGCTGGGCAAAAAGCCGCAACCGCTGCAAGCCGACGTTCCGCGCATCCGCACGGTGGAGCGGGGGCGCGATATGTTTGAGGTGGAAGAACCGGCGCCTGCGCCACGCCAGCGTGCTGAACCTCAACCGGCAGAGCGTGCACAATCGCCAGCGCAACCGCCAGCACCCGAACCTGCGCGCGAGGAACCCGATATCTACGATATGCTGGTGCAGGCGGTGCATCTCGCACGCGAACGTGGGTATGTCTGCTCCTTTGGATCGCTCAAACTGGTGATGAAAGAGTTGATGGGCGGCGAGTTCAAAGAGAGCAAGTACCGCGACTCGAACGGCAAACCGTTTGCAAAGTTCAAAGATTTCGCACTCGAAGCGGAACGGCGCGGCAAAGTGCAGGTCTTCACCAGCGGCGCAATCGTCGAAGTGTTCCTGCCAGGTGAAGATCCGTACAAACTCTCGCAATTCGCGCAGGATCTCAAAGAGGAACCGCCAGTCAGCACACCCGAAACGCCGATCAATGTCGATGCGCACATCGACGGTCGTCCGGTCTCGACAAGTCGCCGTCGCCGTCGTCGTCGCGGCAGCGCCACGCGCCCCTCGGCTGCCGAAACGTCTGCTGTCCTGTCGCAGAGTGTCGAGTTGACCGGGGATGTGGAGGACGAACTGATCACCGAAGCGCTGCACGAAGCGGCGAATGGTCAGAATGCGTCATCCGATGAGGTCTTCGAGGAATTGCTCGACCGCCTGGAAGCCGAGCGTGAACGACAGGAGGCGCTCGCTTCGTTCGATATGCTGGCGCCCGATACGTCGCCAACGTTCGATGAACTGCCCGATCTGGAAGAAGAGCCAGAACGCGACCTGCGGTTGGAAGCGCCTGATCTTGCGGATCAGATGATTATCGTTGATACGCCGGTCGAACCGCCAGAGCCGTTCGAGTCAGTCGAGCCGCCGGTTGGCGATACGGTTGCGCGCAGTGCGGAAGTGCGCCCATTTACCGAGGCTGAATGGCAGATGCTGCGCAGTGTGGTGGCAGCAGCCGGTCGTCCGCTGACATTTGCGCAGATCCATGATCTGCTGCGTGAGGCGCGCAACAATGCTGGTATCTTCCGCACCAACGAGGAACTGCGGTCGCTGATCAAGCAGGCGATCAACAGCGGCATGCTCCGCCGTAGCGGGAAAGGCGCCCGTATCGTGTATCACCTCGCGCCCCAGGAACCGCCTGAACATACGGAACAACCATCCGATGCCGCCGCCGCAACCGATCCGCTTTCTGAGGTCTCGGTCGTTGCGTATGCCGTTGAAACCGGGTTCGTTTTTGTGCCGGAAGGAGAGGCGTCCGGGTTCGCGGCAGCGCCAGCAGAGGCGATGGCGGCAACCGGCGCTGAGGAGGAGCGCGCCAGCACGTCGGAAGGAGTGCCGGGCGAGGCGATGGTCGATGCGTCCGGGTTCGCGGCAGCGCCAGCAGAGGCAATGGCGGCAACGGGCGCTGAGGAGGAGCATGCCAGCACGTCGGAAGGAGTGCCGGGCGAGGCGATGGTCGATGCGTCCGGGTTCGCGGCAGCGCCAGCAGAGGCAATGGCGGCAACGGGCGCTGAGGAGGAGGCGCACGCGACAGGTAGTGCTGAAGCGCCGGTGACAACGATAGCAGAGAGTGCAGTAACGGCGCAGGAGACCGAAACCGGTGAAAGCGCTCCGATAGTTGCAACTGTCGAGGAACAACCCAAACCGCGTCGCCGGCGTGCGCCACGTGTGAAGGCGGAAACCGACGAGGTATCAGCGAATGTCCAGACGGATGTGAGTGCAGCAGATGTTGCAACGGAGTCGTCACCCAGGCGTTCGCGGCGGAAAACCGCTACCGAAGCGGCAGATGCAACACCGCGTGCTCCACGCCGTCGAAAAGCGGTCGAGAAACAGGATCGTGAGGTGACCGAAGACACATCAGTGACATGA
- a CDS encoding HepT-like ribonuclease domain-containing protein, whose product MWRDEATLLDIAQAARRIVSFVRGNEFRSSPPEIAWAKIAGMRNRFIHGYDTIRWDLVWRTATEAVPQLLEQIEPLLPTEEP is encoded by the coding sequence ATGTGGCGCGATGAGGCGACCTTACTGGACATCGCCCAGGCGGCTCGTAGGATTGTTTCCTTCGTCCGGGGTAACGAATTTCGATCCTCACCCCCGGAAATCGCGTGGGCAAAGATCGCCGGAATGCGCAACCGGTTCATCCACGGCTACGATACGATTCGTTGGGATCTGGTGTGGCGGACTGCAACGGAAGCCGTACCGCAATTGCTGGAGCAGATCGAACCACTGCTTCCGACGGAGGAACCGTAA
- a CDS encoding metallophosphoesterase, translated as MVQTLRLLPLALASMILLPVLRRRLHPVRLHPTTETTPPIEVNDIQVGMRRLVLSDLHLGAGDRLDDFTADAELAALLHHYAADPEPTELILAGDTFEFLQVCLPDVPGLEWSSRAAARRLETILRAHAAPVAALRTFLARRDNQVTVLIGNHDFELHYASAKQVLRQALGLAPDDPRLRFGVRYEGDGIFLVHGNQFDRWNRFVHFDGICEPFEVVFGTRLIREAINLLEDEPVDIATLIDNIKPLSAIFWYALSLPTLRNHATRRLVTRGLVLLINVLIRNTTYVVDHGDNGRVSPGLSWKPAYHQVTLAATLLARAAGVRQQSGVFSEAAFQRAAEQQMRQSVRAFRDASIRGMARVAHDPRRRSVSLFICGHTHLAQIVPLNERQTYINTGAWTDVIVDVATSRRQQQRFPYLEITYPAKGAPPEWRLLVWQEAGRRPHLWRDEHAPLLEKVEDPV; from the coding sequence ATGGTGCAAACCCTTCGCCTGCTGCCGCTGGCGCTTGCCAGCATGATTCTTTTACCGGTTCTACGGCGGCGCCTGCACCCGGTGCGTCTGCACCCAACCACAGAAACGACGCCGCCAATCGAAGTGAACGACATCCAGGTCGGGATGCGCCGACTGGTGCTGAGCGATCTGCACCTCGGCGCGGGCGACCGCCTCGATGATTTCACCGCCGATGCCGAACTTGCGGCGTTGCTGCATCATTACGCCGCCGATCCGGAACCAACCGAGTTGATCCTGGCAGGCGACACTTTCGAGTTCTTGCAGGTCTGTCTGCCGGATGTCCCCGGTCTCGAATGGTCGTCACGGGCAGCGGCGCGTCGTCTCGAAACGATCCTGCGGGCGCATGCGGCGCCAGTCGCTGCACTGCGCACTTTTCTTGCGCGGCGCGACAATCAGGTGACCGTGCTTATCGGCAACCACGATTTCGAGTTACACTACGCCAGCGCCAAACAGGTGCTGCGTCAGGCGCTCGGACTGGCGCCCGATGATCCGCGCCTGAGGTTTGGCGTGCGCTACGAGGGTGACGGTATCTTCCTGGTGCACGGCAATCAGTTCGACCGATGGAATCGATTTGTCCACTTCGACGGCATTTGTGAGCCGTTCGAGGTTGTGTTTGGCACGCGCCTGATCCGCGAGGCGATCAACCTGCTGGAGGATGAACCGGTTGATATTGCCACCCTGATCGACAATATCAAGCCGCTGTCAGCAATTTTCTGGTATGCTCTCTCGCTGCCGACATTGCGCAACCATGCCACACGTCGCCTGGTCACGCGCGGATTGGTATTGCTGATCAACGTTCTGATCCGCAACACCACATATGTTGTCGATCATGGTGACAACGGGCGCGTTTCACCGGGTCTGTCGTGGAAACCAGCATACCATCAGGTGACGCTGGCAGCGACACTTCTGGCGCGTGCGGCAGGCGTTCGTCAGCAATCCGGCGTCTTTTCCGAAGCAGCGTTTCAGCGCGCCGCCGAACAACAGATGCGTCAGTCTGTTCGCGCATTTCGGGACGCCTCGATCCGCGGCATGGCACGTGTCGCGCACGATCCACGCCGTCGATCAGTCAGCCTCTTTATCTGCGGGCATACGCACCTGGCGCAGATTGTACCGTTGAATGAGCGTCAGACGTATATCAACACCGGCGCCTGGACTGATGTGATTGTCGATGTTGCTACGTCACGGCGTCAGCAGCAGCGCTTCCCTTATCTCGAAATAACATACCCGGCGAAGGGAGCGCCGCCTGAATGGCGCTTGCTGGTGTGGCAGGAGGCAGGCAGGCGCCCACATCTCTGGCGCGATGAGCACGCACCGCTGTTGGAAAAGGTCGAAGACCCGGTATAA
- a CDS encoding EI24 domain-containing protein, which produces MTTFFTGASYPLRALGVLSRHPALWKYIIVPVLLNVLIGATLYAGLLFAGLRSIDALIAGLPEWVTVIAWLLRALLVVALLIATGYLLVRFGVVIGSPFYSRLSERLEEYRSGVAFDAPPPTVGNVTRDIARAILFELKKLILALLIGAPTLLLNLIPVVGTVLATAGGIALGATISCLDFFDPPLERRRLRFREKLGFIRRGLPATAGFGLICLGLVSIPFLNLFAVPLCITAGTLFYCDQSADHRGA; this is translated from the coding sequence ATGACAACGTTTTTCACCGGCGCTTCGTACCCGCTGCGTGCTCTGGGTGTGCTCAGCCGTCACCCGGCGCTGTGGAAATACATCATCGTTCCGGTTCTGCTGAATGTGCTGATCGGCGCAACCCTGTACGCCGGTTTGCTCTTTGCCGGACTTCGCAGCATCGACGCATTGATCGCCGGTCTGCCCGAATGGGTGACGGTGATCGCCTGGCTGTTGCGCGCGTTGCTGGTCGTCGCGCTCCTGATCGCAACCGGATACCTGCTGGTGCGTTTTGGCGTCGTCATTGGGTCGCCGTTCTACAGCCGTCTATCAGAACGGCTCGAAGAGTACCGCAGCGGTGTCGCTTTCGATGCTCCGCCGCCAACGGTGGGCAATGTGACGCGCGATATTGCCCGCGCGATCCTGTTCGAGCTCAAGAAGTTGATACTGGCGCTGCTCATCGGTGCACCAACCCTGCTCCTGAACCTGATACCGGTCGTTGGGACGGTACTGGCAACGGCAGGCGGCATTGCGCTTGGTGCAACCATTTCGTGCCTCGACTTCTTTGACCCGCCGCTCGAACGGCGGCGGTTGCGGTTTCGCGAGAAACTGGGATTCATCCGGCGGGGCTTGCCTGCCACTGCCGGGTTTGGCTTGATCTGCCTGGGGCTGGTCAGTATTCCTTTCCTCAATCTGTTCGCCGTCCCGCTCTGCATTACGGCTGGCACCCTCTTCTACTGCGACCAGAGCGCCGATCATCGCGGCGCCTGA
- a CDS encoding nucleotidyltransferase family protein → MPMEKIEAFCRKWKVQRVWLFGSALRDDFGPESDVDVLVEFAPEARWNLLDLAGAEQELSAIMGRPADLVERQCVERSENWIRRRHILESARMIYVAR, encoded by the coding sequence ATGCCAATGGAAAAGATCGAGGCGTTCTGCCGCAAATGGAAGGTGCAGCGCGTGTGGCTCTTCGGCTCGGCGCTGCGTGACGACTTCGGTCCTGAAAGCGATGTAGATGTGCTGGTGGAGTTCGCTCCCGAAGCTCGATGGAACCTGCTGGACCTGGCAGGTGCGGAACAGGAGCTGAGCGCGATCATGGGGCGTCCAGCGGACCTGGTTGAGCGACAGTGTGTCGAGCGCAGCGAGAACTGGATTCGTCGTCGTCACATCCTGGAGAGTGCAAGGATGATCTATGTGGCGCGATGA